In Lysinibacillus sp. 2017, the DNA window ATATTGCGTTTGGTAACGATGTCAATGACTTACTTATGTTCAAACAAGCGTCTCACAGTGTATGCGTTGGTATGCATTCCGTAGGCAACCATGCTACTGAGCGAATAGCACAGCATGATGTTCATGTCAAAATTGTGGAGCTCGGTCAAAAATGGCCAATTTCTTAAGGAGTTGTGCAAATGATTCGTCAAGTTTTCGATAATAAAAAGCAATTCCTTCCGCTATTATTATTAGCAGATGAGCAGGAAAGTATGATCGATCGTTATTTAGAACGTGGTGAGCTATTTGTATTAGAAGAGGCGAGTGAAGTGAGGGCAATTTGTGTCGTGACAAATGAAGGCGACGGATTGTTTGAAATAAAAAATCTTGCAACTATACCTAATCAACAACGTAAAGGCTATGGCAAACAGATTGTATCCTATGCTTGCAATTATTTTGCAAAATTAGGCCATACGATGCAAGTGGGGACGGGGGATAGCCCATTAACCATTCCATTTTATGAAGCTTGTGGTTTTATAAAGTCGCATTCAATCGAGAACTTTTTTACTGAAAACTACGATGAACCAATTTTTGAAGCAGGCAAGCAGTTAGTCCATATGATTATTTTAAGAAAAAAATTAAATTAAAAAGGGTATGTCCGGAAATTCTTTCTGGACATACCCTTTTCTTACGAGAATGGAAACCAGCACTATGTTGGTCATGAATGCGTTGTCACAAGGATGTGACGTTTTTTTGCATTCGATCTTTTTACTTTATGCGGATATTTAATACTAAAATGGTAAATTGTCGCAAAAGGTATACCCTTTGCGACATACCCCTTTTCATTTAGAAAATATTATTCAAACGGTGGTTGAAAAATCATTGGTACAGATGGACGATTTTTCAAAGGGGTTCTTTGTTGTTCCTGTTGTTCCTGTTGTTGTCGCTGTCTTCTACCTCGCCGTTCGACTGGTGCTACTGCAGTAGAAGAATCTAATACATCATCATCTGGGGAACCTTTAAAGCCTTTGTATAAACGCCATAAAGCTGGCAAATTTTTAAACATCGGTGCGGCTTGTTGAACGTAAGGTGTAAACTTTTGCGCATTGGTAAATAATGAATTTGCTCCTGCTAAAAAACTTTCGAGACGTGGTGCACCACCAACTGCTTGCGTTGGAAGTTGCGTTGGAAATTGCGTTGGAAGTTGTGATGGAAATTGTGATGGGAATTGAGATGGAATTTGTGGCGGAATTTGCGGTGGTATTGGCATCTGTGAAGTGAAGGGTGTTCTCATAAAATTCGGTGCAAACATCGGAAAACGGGGCGGTATCGGTATTTGATTCATCGTGTAGCTAGGTGGGCCAAAATTAAATGGACGCATAAGGAGCTCCTTTCTCAAAATCGCCATGATTTTCTACATTTCTTTTATTAATTCTTCTTAACTGTTTGACGAAGAAACTTTTTATAGTTATGATATGCAGATGGTCTCTTAAATGTACGAAACATGGTACAATAGGATAGATGTAAGGAGGTACGAACAATGTCAAAATATACTGATTATAATTTCAAGCCATTTTTGCAGGACGCCATTGCAAAGCTTGGATTTACAGAACCGACGCCGATTCAAAAAGAAATGATTCCACTCGTATTAAAAGGTAAGAGTGCAATCGGACAAGCACATACAGGTACAGGTAAAACACATAGTTTCTTATTACCAATTGTAGAGCGCATTGTAGAAGAAAAACAAGAAGTACAAGCAGTTATCACATCACCAACAAGAGAACTTGCGCAACAAATTTTTGATGCGCTAAACCAATTAACTGAAGGTACAAAAATCACTTCAAAATTATTTATTGGTGGTACAGATAAACAGCGTTCAATCGACCGTTTAAAAACACAACCACAAATCGTTGTTGGTACACCAGGACGTATTCGTGATTTAGTAAAAGAAAATGCGTTATTAGTACACACAGCGCCAATTTTAGTTGTCGATGAAGCAGACTTAGCATTTGACATGGGCTTCATTGAAGAAATTGATGGATTTGCTTCAGTTATGCCAGATAAACTTGAAATGTTTGTCTTCTCAGCGACAATTCCAGAAAAGTTAAAACCTTTCTTAAAAAAATACATGGATTCACCCGTTCATATTCATATGAACGACAAACGTCCAGTAGCAGAAGGCATTGATTTTGTATTAGTTCCAGTTCGTTCAAAATCGCGTAACACACGCTTACTTGAAGTGATGAAAGGAATTAACCCATTCTTAGCGGTTATTTTCTGTAACACACGTAAAAATGCCGAATCGGTTGCAAACTTTTTAGCAGAGCAAGGTATTCGCGCCGGTCAAATTCACGGGGACTTAAGCCCTCGTGATCGTAAAAAAGCGATGAAGCAAGTTCGCGATTTAGAATACCAATATATTGTAGCAACAGACTTAGCTGCACGTGGTATTGATATTCAAGGAATTTCTCACGTTATTAACTATGAACTTCCTGAAGATCTTGAATTCTTCATTCACCGTGTTGGTCGTACAGCACGTGCAGGTTCAAAAGGTACTGCAATCACGTTATTCCAACCAGAAGATGAAGATGCAGTAGTCCGTATTGAAAAAATGGGTATTCCATTTGTTCAAAAGGACATTAAAAATGGAGAATGGTCTGAATTAAAGGATCGTCACCAACGTGCAAGCCGTAAAAGTGAGCGCAAAGAAGATGAAATAGATAAAAAAGCCAAAGCCCTAGTACGTAAGCCGAAGAAAGTAAAACCCGGCTACAAGCGTAATATGAAGTGGGAAATGGATAAAGTTAAAAAACGCGAACGTCGTATTAAAGCGCGTCGTAATAACGATTAAGCAAATTGGGCTGCCTAGAATTCATTTCTTCGCAGCCCGTTTGTATATTTGCGGAGGGAAAAATTAATGTTATTAGGTTCACATGTTTCAATGAGTGGGAAAAATATGTTGTTAGGTGCAAGTGAAGAAGCTCTTAGCTATGGTGCAAACACGTTCATGATCTACACAGGCGCACCTCAAAATACACGCCGTAAACCAATTGAAGAACTAAATATCGCAAAAGGGTTATTTCATATGCAAGAAAACGGAATGAGTAATATCGTTGTGCATGCTCCTTATATTATTAACTTAGGCAACACAACAAAGCCGGAAACATTTGAACTTGGCGTTAACTTTTTGCAAGAAGAGATTAAACGAACTGCTGCTTTAGAAGCAACACAAATTGTATTACATCCAGGAGCTCATGTTGGTGCTGGTGTTGATGCCGGGATTACGAGAATTATCGAAGGCTTAAATGAAGTGCTTTCACAAAATTATCCTGTACAAATTGCTTTAGAAACGATGGCAGGTAAAGGGACAGAAATTGGCCGCAACTTTGAGGAACTCGCACGTATTATTGATGGTGTGACAAATAACGACCGCTTATCAATTTGTTTCGATACATGTCATACTCATGATGCAGGTTATGATGTTGTGAATGATTTTGATAGCGTTTTAAATGAATTTGACAAAATTATCGGCATTGATCGTTTAAAAGTACTACACATTAACGATTCAAAAAATAGTTGTGGCGCTGGTAAAGATCGTCATGAAAATATTGGCTTTGGTCATATTGGTTTTGATGCGTTGAAAACAGTTGTACATCATCCGCAATTAATGCATATCCCAAAAATTTTAGAGACACCGTATGTTGGAAAAGATGCGAAAACGAAACAAGCGCCTTATAAACATGAAATTGAGATGTTACGTGCAGGGGTATTTAGTCCTGAATTAATCGAAGAAATGCGCGGATAAGTAAGGTTACTACACATTTTGTATGATTTTGATACAAAGTGTGTTTTTTTTATGTAATTTACATATTTTTTTGATAACCTTAATTTATGGTAAATTCGGAAAATGAAAGGGTGGTCAAAATATGAAAAAAATTATCCAATTATTAATGCTTGTTTCGCTAATCTTCATATTACCAATCCAAAGCCAGGCAGCAACGATGAAGACAGTTGTTGCTAATAACTTAGGATTAAATAATTCATCGGTGGCAATCCGTGATGCAAAAACTGGAGAACTTGTCTATTCGTACAATGGGAATATAGCAATGCCTCCAGCATCTAATTTAAAACTAGTGACAGGTGCAGCTGCATTAGAAAGGTTAGGTCAGAATTATCGTTTCAAAACAAAATTGTATATCGATGGGAAAATAAAAAAACACGTATTACACGGTAATGTATACATAGAAGGCAGTGGGGACCCCACATTAAATAATTTGGATTTTCAAGAATTAGCAAGTGCGCTGAAAAAAATGGGCATAAATTCGGTCACAGGGCACTTAATAGGAGATGATACGGCATTTTCAGGGAGTACATTATCTCCTGGCGTAGAAAAACAAGAGGAATCGTACTATTATGCTGCAAGAACCTCTGCTATTACCATGTCACCAAACAGTGATTATGACGCAAGTACGGTCATTGTTACGGCTACACCAAGTAAAGTGGGCGCAAAACCAACTTATTCAATTACGCCTAATTTAAGTGGCATGGTGATTACCAACCAAGCGAAAACAGTGAAAAAGGGTCAAAAAAATACAATCGTTATTAAACGTAATTATAATTCAAATACGATTGTTATCTCAGGTAATTTACCTGTAGGAAGTTCTAGCAAAGAATGGGTAACCGTTCAAGATCCAACAATGAATACATTACAAGCTATTAAAAATTGCATGCAAAATATGGGGATAAAATTTTCAACTTCATCTAAAGTATTACGACAATCCCTAAAAGACGATGCACAACTAATTTTTACAAATGAATCGAAAACATTAGCGCAAATGTTCCCAGTATTTTTGAAATTAAGTAATAACAGTATGGGGGATATATTTGTGAAAACGTTGGGGAAACATGTATACGGTGAAGGTAATTTAGAGACAGGTGCACAAGTGTTAATGGATTATGGACACGCTAAAGACATTTCAATGTCAAATTGGCGGTTTGTTGATGGTTCCGGCTTATCAGCTCAAAACCGCGTAACTGCAATCGGCTTAACGCAATTGCTATATGAAGTGCAAAGTGAGCCTTACTATCATACGTTTTATCAAGCACTTCCTGTAGCTGGAGATAAAGACCGACTAATCGGAGGAACGCTCAAATCACGCTTTAATGCAGCCAATTTACAAGGGCGAATTGTTGCGAAGACAGGTTATATAGCAAATGTGAATACATTAACAGGCTATATGAAAGGCAATAGCGGGAAACAATACATTTTTTCTATTTTAATTCAAAACCAAGCACATGGTATTTCCCATATTGATAATACTGTAGCAGGCTTAATGAAACAATTATAGGTAATGCAGGGGCTATTCTTTTACAGATAGCCTCTTTTTTACGAAGAGCTTTATATGTGCCGTCATTTTAAAAAAGTAATGAATCCGTTAGAATAGCAAGTAATAGATGCGTAAGGATTTCTTTCAATAAAAATCATAGAACAGCGATAGGAGCAACAAAACATGAAAAAATTACTTCTTACAGGCTTCGAACCATTTTTATCAAATCCGATTAATCCGACAATGGATATTGTTACGGAATTGCACGCAAAAACAATAGGCGATTATGAAATTATTGGACATGTTTTAAGTGTTGATTTTACAGAAGGTCCAAAGCAATTTTTAAAACATTTAGAGGAAATTAAGCCTGATCTTGTCGTTTCACTTGGCTTGGCTGCAGGTAATACGAAAATTACACCAGAACGTGTAGCAATTAATATAAAAGACGGTGAGAAGGATAATAATGGAGTAGCGTATGAAGATGCTCCAATTGTAAAAGATGGTAACGCAGCTTACTTTTCTACATTACCAACTCGTGCAATCGTCAATCGTTTGAACGAAGCAGGTTACCCAGCTGCCATTTCAAACTCAGCAGGTACCTATTTGTGTAATAATATTATGTACGAAGGCCTTCACTATGCATGTATGCAAGAAAATGTCCGGTCAGGCTTTATCCACATTCCAGCATCATTTGAATTAGCCATCACACATGGTAAGATTCCAGGTTGGTCAAAACGAGATTTACTAACTGCCATTGAGATTTGTCTAGCAGAGTGTATAAAAAATGACTAAAATTTGTCCGAGAATACGAAAGGAAATCGTGCTTAAAGTATTGATTTAGTGCTATATCTCGAATTTCGATGAAAACAATCGAAAAAAGCTATGTATTAAAACTCGCTAAATTATTGTTCTATAATGTAAATCCGTTGTAATTTATTAGTAGGAAGGCGGGGAGAACTTATATGAATAAAGATTATCGAAAAGCAATGCCCATTTTACCAATTCGCACTGTCATGCAAATTACGAATTTAACAGCAAGACAAATTCGCTACTACGAAGAACATGCATTAGTGGAACCAATTCGTTCAGAAGGCAATCGCCGTATGTTTTCACTCTATAATGTGGATGAATTATTAGAAATCCAAGATCTATTAGAGCAAGGTATTAATATTGCAGGAATTAAAAAATTATTTGAACTGAAACGTGAAAATGAAAGTCGTACATATCGAGGCAAACCGTTACGAAATGAGCAATTACGAGCAATCGTACAAGAGGAAATGCTTTTAATATAGTAATAACAAAGCTTGGTGTCGAGTTGAAATTGGCACCAAGCTTTAATTTTTGGAAACCTTATATTCCTGATATTTTTTTGAGCTGCTGAAATCGATTCTCCCCAAGAATGCTTTGGATTTTTTGTAATACATCTTTTGGTACGCCGTAAATTCCCCAACTAATGGAGGCACCTTTTAATGCTTTCCGTAGTTTTTTTACCTCTTCTAACGTAAGTGCCAGGCCCTGTTTTTTGGCGAAGCGTTGAATTTGTTCATCGTTCATACGCTGTAAATTTTCGAACCATTCTAACATTTTCAGTTTCATCATCCTTTCAAGTTTATTCCCTTTACATATCTAAGAAACTCCACTATACTAAAAAGTTGTAAATCGTAATGATTTTGAATTAGAAAGAAGCGAATGATATGAAAAAACCATTAATCGAACTGAAAAACGTATCGTTTCAATATGAATATACACAAGTTTTGAGAAATATTTCGTTACGTGTTGAAGAAGGCGATTTCTTAGCACTACTTGGTCAAAACGGATCAGGAAAATCAACCTTATTAAAATTAGTTTTAGGATTATTAAAGCCAATGTCAGGTGAAATCCAGTTATTCGGACAAAATGCCAATCAATTTAAAAATCGAGAATGGATTGGGTATGTTTCACAAAAGTCGAACGCATTTAACTCTGGCTTTCCTGCAACGGTAGAAGAAGTTGTAAAAAGTGGTCTAACGAAAAAAGCAGGCTTACTGAAACGCTTGCCAAAAGATGCCGAAGCACTCGTACATCATGCATTAGCGGATGTTGGTATGGAAGAATTTGCGAAGCGCAATATTGGCCAATTATCTGGTGGTCAGCAACAACGTGTGTTTATTGCACGCGCGCTAGTCGCACAACCGAAGCTTCTCATTTTAGATGAACCGACTGTTGGAGTCGACCATGAAAACGTGCAAGCATTTTATGATATGCTCGCTCATTTAAATACGCAACATAATATGACGTTAATTTTAGTTACACATGATGTCGATATTGTTTCGAATCGTGTGAGCCATGTTGCTTGTTTAAATCAAACGATACATTTCCATGGCTATAAGAATGATTTTGATACTATTTCGGAAGAACAACGAGAATCGTGGTACGGTCACTCGGTTCGAAAGATTCATTAAGAGGAGAAGGCATAGATGATAGAAGCATTATTTAATTACGAATTTTTACAAAACGCCTTTTTCTCAGGGCTTGTTATTGGGGTTATTGCACCTTTACTTGGGGTATTTATCGTCGTACGTCGTCTGTCTTTAATTGCAGACGCATTATCTCATGTAACGCTTGCTGGGCTTGCAGGGAGTTTATACTTAAGCCAGTCGTTCACAGCGCTTGCCTTATTAAATCCTATTTACTTAGGGATTGTCGCATCAGTGAGTGGCTCGATTTTAATTGAACGTCTGCGTAGCCTGTACAAGCATTATGAAGAATTAGCGATTCCTATAATTATGTCTGGTGGTATTGGAATTAGTGCCATCTTAATTTCACTAGCTAGTGGCTTTAATACCGACTTAATGAGTTATTTATTTGGTTCAGTATCGGCTGTATCGAGGCAGGATTTATATGTTGTACTAGCAATTGCTGTTGTCGTTGTCATTTTCCTAATGATTTTCTTTAAGGAATTATTCGTCTTATCATTTGATGAAGAGTATGCCAAAGCGAGTGGTTTACCAGCAAAATCTATTCACTTATTATTCATGGTCGTTGTTGCCCTAGTAATTGCAGCAAGTATGCGCATCG includes these proteins:
- a CDS encoding pyroglutamyl-peptidase I — translated: MKKLLLTGFEPFLSNPINPTMDIVTELHAKTIGDYEIIGHVLSVDFTEGPKQFLKHLEEIKPDLVVSLGLAAGNTKITPERVAINIKDGEKDNNGVAYEDAPIVKDGNAAYFSTLPTRAIVNRLNEAGYPAAISNSAGTYLCNNIMYEGLHYACMQENVRSGFIHIPASFELAITHGKIPGWSKRDLLTAIEICLAECIKND
- a CDS encoding metal ABC transporter permease, which gives rise to MIEALFNYEFLQNAFFSGLVIGVIAPLLGVFIVVRRLSLIADALSHVTLAGLAGSLYLSQSFTALALLNPIYLGIVASVSGSILIERLRSLYKHYEELAIPIIMSGGIGISAILISLASGFNTDLMSYLFGSVSAVSRQDLYVVLAIAVVVVIFLMIFFKELFVLSFDEEYAKASGLPAKSIHLLFMVVVALVIAASMRIVGILLVSSLMTLPVAAAMRLARGFKQAIIYSIVFGELAVIIGLISAFYLNLAPGGTIVVTSIVILLLVILFKKLALKLTTKTEGEEVR
- the vrrA gene encoding VrrA/YqfQ family protein, coding for MRPFNFGPPSYTMNQIPIPPRFPMFAPNFMRTPFTSQMPIPPQIPPQIPSQFPSQFPSQLPTQFPTQLPTQAVGGAPRLESFLAGANSLFTNAQKFTPYVQQAAPMFKNLPALWRLYKGFKGSPDDDVLDSSTAVAPVERRGRRQRQQQEQQEQQRTPLKNRPSVPMIFQPPFE
- the dacB gene encoding D-alanyl-D-alanine carboxypeptidase/D-alanyl-D-alanine-endopeptidase, coding for MKKIIQLLMLVSLIFILPIQSQAATMKTVVANNLGLNNSSVAIRDAKTGELVYSYNGNIAMPPASNLKLVTGAAALERLGQNYRFKTKLYIDGKIKKHVLHGNVYIEGSGDPTLNNLDFQELASALKKMGINSVTGHLIGDDTAFSGSTLSPGVEKQEESYYYAARTSAITMSPNSDYDASTVIVTATPSKVGAKPTYSITPNLSGMVITNQAKTVKKGQKNTIVIKRNYNSNTIVISGNLPVGSSSKEWVTVQDPTMNTLQAIKNCMQNMGIKFSTSSKVLRQSLKDDAQLIFTNESKTLAQMFPVFLKLSNNSMGDIFVKTLGKHVYGEGNLETGAQVLMDYGHAKDISMSNWRFVDGSGLSAQNRVTAIGLTQLLYEVQSEPYYHTFYQALPVAGDKDRLIGGTLKSRFNAANLQGRIVAKTGYIANVNTLTGYMKGNSGKQYIFSILIQNQAHGISHIDNTVAGLMKQL
- a CDS encoding isopropylmalate synthase, producing the protein MNDEQIQRFAKKQGLALTLEEVKKLRKALKGASISWGIYGVPKDVLQKIQSILGENRFQQLKKISGI
- a CDS encoding MerR family transcriptional regulator, with protein sequence MNKDYRKAMPILPIRTVMQITNLTARQIRYYEEHALVEPIRSEGNRRMFSLYNVDELLEIQDLLEQGINIAGIKKLFELKRENESRTYRGKPLRNEQLRAIVQEEMLLI
- a CDS encoding GNAT family N-acetyltransferase, with the protein product MIRQVFDNKKQFLPLLLLADEQESMIDRYLERGELFVLEEASEVRAICVVTNEGDGLFEIKNLATIPNQQRKGYGKQIVSYACNYFAKLGHTMQVGTGDSPLTIPFYEACGFIKSHSIENFFTENYDEPIFEAGKQLVHMIILRKKLN
- a CDS encoding DEAD/DEAH box helicase; translation: MSKYTDYNFKPFLQDAIAKLGFTEPTPIQKEMIPLVLKGKSAIGQAHTGTGKTHSFLLPIVERIVEEKQEVQAVITSPTRELAQQIFDALNQLTEGTKITSKLFIGGTDKQRSIDRLKTQPQIVVGTPGRIRDLVKENALLVHTAPILVVDEADLAFDMGFIEEIDGFASVMPDKLEMFVFSATIPEKLKPFLKKYMDSPVHIHMNDKRPVAEGIDFVLVPVRSKSRNTRLLEVMKGINPFLAVIFCNTRKNAESVANFLAEQGIRAGQIHGDLSPRDRKKAMKQVRDLEYQYIVATDLAARGIDIQGISHVINYELPEDLEFFIHRVGRTARAGSKGTAITLFQPEDEDAVVRIEKMGIPFVQKDIKNGEWSELKDRHQRASRKSERKEDEIDKKAKALVRKPKKVKPGYKRNMKWEMDKVKKRERRIKARRNND
- a CDS encoding metal ABC transporter ATP-binding protein; this encodes MKKPLIELKNVSFQYEYTQVLRNISLRVEEGDFLALLGQNGSGKSTLLKLVLGLLKPMSGEIQLFGQNANQFKNREWIGYVSQKSNAFNSGFPATVEEVVKSGLTKKAGLLKRLPKDAEALVHHALADVGMEEFAKRNIGQLSGGQQQRVFIARALVAQPKLLILDEPTVGVDHENVQAFYDMLAHLNTQHNMTLILVTHDVDIVSNRVSHVACLNQTIHFHGYKNDFDTISEEQRESWYGHSVRKIH
- a CDS encoding deoxyribonuclease IV encodes the protein MLLGSHVSMSGKNMLLGASEEALSYGANTFMIYTGAPQNTRRKPIEELNIAKGLFHMQENGMSNIVVHAPYIINLGNTTKPETFELGVNFLQEEIKRTAALEATQIVLHPGAHVGAGVDAGITRIIEGLNEVLSQNYPVQIALETMAGKGTEIGRNFEELARIIDGVTNNDRLSICFDTCHTHDAGYDVVNDFDSVLNEFDKIIGIDRLKVLHINDSKNSCGAGKDRHENIGFGHIGFDALKTVVHHPQLMHIPKILETPYVGKDAKTKQAPYKHEIEMLRAGVFSPELIEEMRG